The following DNA comes from Camelina sativa cultivar DH55 chromosome 14, Cs, whole genome shotgun sequence.
TGCAGAACCACCATCTACCCGCATAGCGATccgttgctttccaagaaccatctacaaaacaaatataactcgACAAAGACCTAGGAACCACTAATCCCCTACTTTCACAGGGAACAACCTCAATGTTAATATCCGATGCTAATGCCATATCCTCTATCTGAGCCAGAGCCCATGCTTTTGCCTCATCCTCCGCTAGCCGCAAAATTGCAAGGGGGTCTGAATCCAGATTACTGAAAAGTTTATCATTGCGcgctttccagatataccacataATCCAGGGAAAAAATTTCTATGTTGGAACATTTGTAAACCGCCAAAAGAGAAAATCCATGTTTGTGAAAACTGACTCCAACGGGAAAACACCCAAGGCTGTCGGGACCTGCGacaaagcccaaacctgtctaGCTGGCGGACATTCAAAGAGGGTATGATTAATTGTCTCCTCCCGAaaaccacaaaggccacacgtGGCATCACAACTCATACCACGTTTCCGTAGATTAGCTGTAACCGTCACACAACCCGAAagcacttgccacataaaatgacGAAGTTTTGGTGGACACCTAATTTTCCACACAAAGGTCTGAAGAGGTACGATGTCCGGACCAAATACTTTCGGCTCAGCAGGAGCCGTCatatttgaacaaaaaatatagtaCCCTGATTTTACCGAATATTTACCAGACTTAGTAAAATGCCGTCCCAGCGAATCCGGTTTATCTGGCTGTCGCAAAGGTAAGGCAGAAACTATAGCAACATCTTCCGGTACAAACGTAGCCATAAGTTGAGCCATATCCCAGGAATTAGAACTCCTCTCAATAAGATTTGTAACTCAGAGCAGCGGATCAGAAAGCGACCCTGTGCTCAGTGTTGGTCTCGAGGATGGAGCAGGGATCCATGAGTCAGTCCATACAGAAATGGAAGCACCagatcctacccgtttaataagtcttttattaaccagagagcgagtAGAAACTATACTCTGCCACCCATAAGACGGGAgtaagatttaattggatccaaagGATCAGAATGCCGATAGTATCGGCCTTTAAACACCCGTGCAAAAAGTGAATCTGGTACTGTGATCAAATGCTAGAGCTGCTTTGCCAGCAGAGCGGTGTTATAATCATCCAAGCACCGGAAGCCCAAACCCCCTGCATCTTTACCACTACACAATTTATCCCATGCCACCTAGTGTAACCCTCGTGATTGTCCAGAggagctccaccaaaaattagaaattgcaCTAGTCAACTTCCTCGTAACCGTCTTAGGTAGTCGAAAGCACGACATTACAAAAGTAGGAACAGTCGTAGCAACGGACTTGATCATTACCTCCTTGCCGCCTTTTGATAAAAGCCTAGTCGGCCACCCACTTGCTCGTGCTTGCAATATGTCCTGAACGAACGAAAAGATTTTTGTCTTAGCCCCGCCCAAGCTTTCCGGGATACCTAAGTAAGATCCCATACCACCCAAATTTGTGATCCCCATAACCCCTTTTAACTCTTCCCTGAGACCATTATCCACCTTGTGTCCAAACTGGACCGAGGATTTCTGAAAATTGATTTGTTGGCCAGAAACTCGTTCATACATCCTAAGGATCCCTAATACCACCTCCACATTGCTTCTTCGTGGCACGATATAAAAAGAGactgtcatccgcaaataaGAGATGAGAAATGACGGGGCTAGCAGTCGAAACCTTGATACCAGTAAGAAGTTTCATCCGTTCTGCTTTCCGAAAATGTGCAATAAGCACCTTCGTACAAAGAATAAAGAGATAAGGAGACAAAGGATCCCCTGACGCAACCCCCGACAAGGAATAATGGATCTATATGCCTTACCATTAATCAAGACCTTATATTGAACCGACTTTTCACAACACATAATCCAGGATATCCACTTGTCACAAAAGCCGAACTGCCTGAGCAAATGTTCGACAAAAGACCACTCTACCCGGTCATttgccttactcatatccgtttttaTAGCCATGAACTTCCCCTTATAAGAGGGGGGTTGGTTCATAGgccatgaaacatttcctggacaatcaaaatattatctgaTATTAAGCGACCCTCTACAAACGCCGATTGTGTTTCCGAGATGAGAGATGGTAATATAGTTCGTAGTCGCTGGCACATAACCttagatataattttataaccaaCGTTGCATAGGCTAATAGGCTGTAACTCCGTCATCCTCGTCGGCTTATCCACTTTTGGGATAAGACATATGTTTGTCACATTTAGCCTTTTGTGGAATTCCCCATTGCGCAATAAGGAATTAACCAACAACGCTAGATCTGCTTTAACCGTAGCCTATGCTTTCTGGTAAAAAAGGGCAGTCATCCCATCCGGTTTCGGAGCTTTATCCGGATGCATCATGAACAATGCATGTATAATCTCGTGTTCGGTAACCTCTAgagttaaaaatttatttgtctCTAGAGAAACAGATGACTTAACCTCGTCTTACATTACCGCAAATTCCGAAGGGTCCGAGGATGTGAATAAATCCTGAAAATAAAAGACTgcaatattttgaatattactTTCCTCTGTTGTCCAATTACCATGCTGGTCATAAAAACCAACAATACGATTCCGAACTCGTCGTTATTTTGTCTAAgcataaaaatagctaaaaaaatatttcaatcaaaaaaagcagaattatttattattatttcaaactttGCATAACTAAAGTCTAAACTGTTATATATTAGTATTCTTAGTCAAAAAATTCCACTATCTTCTTTTATCAATTTCTTTgcaaaaaaagcaacaaaatattttatttttctttattttgttttgactaACAAACACCTACAATAACACATGTGGAGTCTTCTTGGCTCCCGCCGTTAAACCAGGTGAGAttttaaagctttttatttttcatttgacgacgatctcttctcttctccgatcAAACCCTCTTCAAATTCcgacgaagaaaaagaaaaacccaaaatcCCAATGTCGTTAATTTCAAAACCCACTTCAAAAGTCTCCACCTTTACCTTCATCCTCCTCTTACTCCTCAGTTTCGTAATCATCGTCGCGTATTCATCACCCGACTCCAATGTCGAAGCAAACGAacccggatccggatccggatccgatGACGATCTTGAACAGCTTCTAGCAGTAGACGAGCAATTACAAGAAGATCATCGACCTGAGCAACAATCTGAAGCCAAAACAGTGAGTAAAGCTCAGAGGATCGTACTCGAACTCAATGGTGACAACGCCAAACGATTGATCGATGGGAACGAGTTCGTGATGGTTCTAGGTTACGCGCCTTGGTGTGCGAGAAGCGCTGAGCTTATGCCGAGATTCGCCGAGGCTGCGACGGCTTTGAAAGAGATTGGTAGTTCGATTTTGATGGCTAAGATCGATGGCGATAGGTATTCCAAGATCGCGTCTGAGTTTGAGATTAGGGGCTTCccaactcttcttctcttcgttaATGGCACTTCTCAGACTTACAATGGCGGATCTTCTGCGTAAGTTATCCCCAATTTTAGCTTTCTTTGTTGTGACTTTCTATGTCTGAGGTTCGAATCTGGCTTTAGTGAAAAAGTTCTGATTTTGAGGTTTATGAGATATGTTTCAGAGAGGATATAGTCATCTGGGTGCAAAAGAAGACTGGTGCACCAATCATTACAGTTAATACAGTTGATGAAGCTCAGAGTTTTTTGAAGAAGTATCATACTTTTGTTCTTGGTCTGTTTGAGAAGCTTGAGGTATTTGGATACTGAAACTGTACATTTGAAATTGTGTAGCTTGTTTTGGAATGTAAGTGTTGATATGTGTGTTGTGTGTTTGCGTAGGGTTCTGAACATAACGAATTCGTTAAAGCTGCAAAATCAGATGACGAAATCCAGTTTGTAGAAACAAGCAATAGCGATGCTGCGAAACTTCTCTTTCCTGACCTTAAAACCAAAAATGGCTTCATTGGTATGGTTAAAACTGAGGCTGAAAGGTATACTGTATATGGTAAGCTTGCTGCTGATTTGGAAGACCTCTCTTGTTATTATCATATCTTTTTTCTTCCTATATATATCTTGAGAAGCGGTAACACGAGTCTGCAATGCAGATGGATCTTACAAGATGGAGAAGATATTGGAGTTTCTAGGCAGCAACAAGTTTCCTTTGATTACAAAATTGACTGATACCAATACTGTTTGGGTTTACTCTAGTCCTGTTAAGCTTCAGGTTAGAAGCTTTTGTGATTTCATTTTGTATCTGCTACCAGTTTTAGTTGTACCGTTGTTTgctttttggttatgttttaaTAATTCTGCTTTTTTTGCATCCTTTGTTAGGTTATGCTCTTCTCCAAGGCTGATGATTTTCAGAAACTTGCTCAGCCTCTTGAAGACATTGCAAGAAAATTTAAATCGAAGGTAATTCTCTGATActgaattttgaaagattagaCAGATTTAGTCTTTAGAATCTTATCTTTAACTGCTTATTCTTATTCTTGCAGCTGATGTTTATATATGTCGATATAACAAATGAGAACCTTGCCATGCCGTTCTTGACCTTATTCGGAATAGAAGATgcaaataaaactgttgtaagtTTCAGATACTTGTTTCAGTCTGCGTGATTGACACTTAGTGATCTACTGATGATAAAGCTACAAACAGATGTGATTAATCCACATTTTTCTTCGACAGGTTGCTGCTTTTGATAACAACCTGAACTCCAAGTATTTGCTTGAATCAGATCCAACACCAAACAATATAGAAGTACGAATTTGTTTTGCCTTTTCGACTTGTTCCTTTCAAATATTCATATACTGTGGAAACTGATTCATGTGATCCTCTTCTCGATCTGCAATTTAGGAGTTTTGTTCAGGACTTGCTCATGGAACTGTTTCACGTTACTATAGGTCAGAGCCACTTCCAGATAATGTGAGTGTGACTTTTCATGTTCTTTTTGGGTTATATTATTGAGTTTGAAGAGACTTGGAACATATACAAGCTAAAGATTAAATAACCTGGTGAAATCTGCAGGAAAATGCAAGTATAGTGACTGTGGTAGGAAAGGCTTTTGATGAGTTGGTGTTGAACAGCCACGAGAATGTTCTTCTTGAGGTTAGTAATCCTGATTAGCCTCTCTACTAAACCAAACAATTTATACATTGACATCAACATTGAAAACATGGATCTTGTGGGGAAAAACTAAAACAGGTACATACACCGTGGTGTGTGAAGTGTGAGGCACTAAGCAAACAAGTCGAGAAATTGGCTAAGCATTTCAAAGGCTTTGAGAATCTTGTTTTTGCAAGAATTGATGCATCTGCAAATGAGCATACTAAACTACAGGTGAATCAAAATCTTTCCCTGCAACAAAACTGACAAGCGCGAGCTAATCTTATTGATCGTTGATGACAGGTCGATGATGAATATCCGATGATCTTGCTATACAAATCTGGTGAAAAGGAGAAACCAGTAAGAACCATTTTGAAAAAGCTCACTTTCTCTCAATCCCTTTTCTACTTCATTACTTTTGTTTATGCTCAGTTATAAGCTTTCTACAAAGTGTAACTTACCCGTTTTGATCTGCAGTTAAAGCTATCAACGAAATTGAGCGCCAAGGACATGGCTGTTTTTATCAATGAAGAGTTGAAACCAAAGGATGGGTCTGCTGCTAAAGATGAATTGTAGTCAAGTTTGAGGAAATACAGACATAAGAGACAGAAAGATTATAGATGATAATTTTTGTAACACATtacatgattttgattttgatattgtGTGGAACCCAATTCGTTACAATCTGTAACTCAATGAATATTGAAATTACATTTCCAGAAGTTATATTGTATGGTACAAAATCAAATGTGCCAAAGAAAAACGAAATGTAGGTATACTCTGCAACAAACTTATGCTGGATTTTAGCATTCACACCCTGTTGATCTTTGTTGCTGACCTCCAGCAACATCAATGGTGTCAGGAAGGTACCTGACGAGATATCAGAAAAGAAAGTTACAAGATAAGACTTTAACGAATGAAGAAGTGATGCAAATTTGGCAGAAAGAAGTGAGTGTGTGTTCTTACGGTTCTTCTTCAGGTTCATTCTTGAAAGCATTTTTGGTTATGCATTCGAAAGCTGCATCCACATTGAACCCTTCTTTGGCAGAAGTCTCAAAGTAAGGAATGTTTCCTTTAGACGCACACCATGCCTTTGCCTTCTTCTCAGAAACCTGACAATACGCAACAACTTTTAGCATAACCAAACTCTATAGATACTCAAGGGTATTTCATGAAATGTGGATGAACAAGATAACATCTCACTCACCACTCGGCTCTTGCCACCATCAACATCAGTCTTGTTCCCCAACACGACAAAGGGGAAGTTTTCAGGATCTGAAGGACTTGCCTACACAATGTCACAGTAAAGACGAAGAAACATCTTAGATACTCCCAACTTCTATATCAACGAATATGGTTAGAAGAAGGTTTATTATACCTGAATCAAGAACTCTTCCCTCCAGTTATTAAGATTATCAAAAGACTTCATAACATTGACATCATACACAAGAACACAACAATCCGCTCCTCTGTAAAACGCAACTCCCAAACTTTGGAATCTTTCTTGCCCAGCAGTATCCCAAATCTGTATAcatcaaaagattcaaaacatATACTATATTTGTATCATTCTCCTAAGAAACACCCACAAAGCAAGATTTTAACTTTTGCCTGCTTTAGAAACCCAAAAAGTTTAAAACCTAAGAAAGATCCAATCAGAATATTCCAAGAATACGTTTGAATcattcaaacaaacaataaagagACATAAGAACACAGATTGTACCTGTAAAGTGAAGATTCTGTCATCAATTTGAACCTCTTTAGTTAAAAAATCTGCTCCAATCGTTGCTTTATACTGATTACTAAATTTGCGATTCACAAACCTAAAACACGAAACCTCAAATCaatccaaaacaaattaaagattttatcaaaaaaacattacaaGTAAAAAAGAGACATATAGATCTAGAAAACATACTGATTCATCAACGAAGTCTTCCCAACTCTGGCCACAAGAAACAACAACGGATC
Coding sequences within:
- the LOC104742728 gene encoding ras-related protein RABG3d, which produces MSSRRRVLLKVIILGDSGVGKTSLMNQFVNRKFSNQYKATIGADFLTKEVQIDDRIFTLQIWDTAGQERFQSLGVAFYRGADCCVLVYDVNVMKSFDNLNNWREEFLIQASPSDPENFPFVVLGNKTDVDGGKSRVVSEKKAKAWCASKGNIPYFETSAKEGFNVDAAFECITKNAFKNEPEEEPYLPDTIDVAGGQQQRSTGCEC
- the LOC104742729 gene encoding protein disulfide isomerase-like 1-5 encodes the protein MSLISKPTSKVSTFTFILLLLLSFVIIVAYSSPDSNVEANEPGSGSGSDDDLEQLLAVDEQLQEDHRPEQQSEAKTVSKAQRIVLELNGDNAKRLIDGNEFVMVLGYAPWCARSAELMPRFAEAATALKEIGSSILMAKIDGDRYSKIASEFEIRGFPTLLLFVNGTSQTYNGGSSAEDIVIWVQKKTGAPIITVNTVDEAQSFLKKYHTFVLGLFEKLEGSEHNEFVKAAKSDDEIQFVETSNSDAAKLLFPDLKTKNGFIGMVKTEAERYTVYDGSYKMEKILEFLGSNKFPLITKLTDTNTVWVYSSPVKLQVMLFSKADDFQKLAQPLEDIARKFKSKLMFIYVDITNENLAMPFLTLFGIEDANKTVVAAFDNNLNSKYLLESDPTPNNIEEFCSGLAHGTVSRYYRSEPLPDNENASIVTVVGKAFDELVLNSHENVLLEVHTPWCVKCEALSKQVEKLAKHFKGFENLVFARIDASANEHTKLQVDDEYPMILLYKSGEKEKPLKLSTKLSAKDMAVFINEELKPKDGSAAKDEL